Proteins encoded within one genomic window of uncultured Sphingopyxis sp.:
- a CDS encoding ribonucleotide-diphosphate reductase subunit beta: protein MSLLEARKTYKPFEYPWAFDFWKRQQQIHWVPEEVPLGEDCRDWAQKISDHERNLLTQIFRFFTQADIEVQDCYHEKYGRVFKPTEIKMMLTAFSNMETVHIAAYSHLLDTIGMPESEYGMFLEYDEMRAKHDYMGTFGVESDEDIARTLAMFGGFTEGLQLFASFAMLMNFPRFNKMKGMGQIVSWSIRDESLHCEGIIKLFHTFVKERGCLTKAVKEDIIDTCQKTVRLEDAFIDLAFEQGPVPGMTPKEIKRYIRYIADWRLGQLGFQPIYMIDEHPLPWLAPLLNGVEHANFFETRATEYSKGATRGDWNTVWTSFDNRKKAKANDDDATAGEAGDDGEDMFAKAGIAAE from the coding sequence ATGTCCCTTCTCGAAGCCCGCAAAACCTACAAGCCCTTCGAATATCCGTGGGCGTTCGATTTCTGGAAGCGCCAGCAGCAGATCCACTGGGTGCCCGAGGAGGTGCCGCTGGGCGAGGATTGCCGCGACTGGGCGCAGAAGATCAGCGACCACGAACGCAATTTGCTCACCCAGATCTTCCGCTTCTTCACCCAGGCCGACATCGAGGTGCAGGATTGCTACCACGAAAAATACGGCCGCGTGTTCAAGCCGACCGAGATCAAGATGATGCTGACCGCGTTCAGCAACATGGAGACGGTGCATATCGCGGCGTACAGCCATCTGCTCGACACGATCGGCATGCCCGAGAGCGAATATGGCATGTTCCTCGAATATGACGAGATGCGCGCCAAGCACGACTATATGGGCACCTTCGGGGTCGAGAGCGACGAGGATATCGCGCGCACGCTCGCGATGTTCGGCGGCTTTACCGAGGGGCTGCAGCTCTTCGCCAGCTTCGCGATGCTGATGAACTTCCCGCGCTTCAACAAGATGAAGGGCATGGGCCAGATCGTGAGCTGGTCGATCCGCGACGAAAGCCTCCACTGCGAAGGCATCATCAAGCTGTTCCACACCTTCGTGAAGGAACGCGGCTGCCTGACCAAGGCGGTGAAGGAAGACATCATCGACACGTGCCAGAAGACGGTACGGCTCGAGGATGCGTTCATCGACCTCGCGTTCGAACAGGGCCCCGTCCCCGGCATGACGCCGAAGGAGATCAAGCGCTACATCCGCTACATCGCCGACTGGCGCCTCGGACAGCTCGGCTTCCAGCCGATCTACATGATCGACGAACACCCCCTCCCCTGGCTCGCCCCGCTCCTCAACGGCGTCGAGCACGCCAACTTCTTCGAAACCCGCGCGACCGAGTACAGCAAGGGCGCGACGCGCGGCGACTGGAACACCGTCTGGACCAGCTTCGACAACCGCAAGAAGGCGAAAGCCAACGACGACGACGCGACGGCCGGCGAAGCGGGCGACGACGGCGAAGACATGTTTGCGAAAGCCGGCATCGCCGCCGAGTAA
- a CDS encoding helix-turn-helix transcriptional regulator produces MKNQQDNWVVLPEFVADNLGAPFKVILKDSVKQQIDKSTGKVLNTTIPNPRDLLRKVALHRLAHPRKLNGEEIKFVRKALKIKAKDLAEMIDISVEHMSRCESGERILSPGIEKCLRLAIILHVFDIEDEIGNNEDEPSLKKELEAYRDAVNKLKNVFRDIDISCVHSADKPLSMTFSVRKSDETRDSQEQTEEQWDEAPRESMAA; encoded by the coding sequence ATGAAGAACCAGCAAGACAACTGGGTTGTCTTGCCAGAGTTTGTGGCGGATAACCTTGGCGCTCCGTTCAAGGTTATCCTAAAGGACTCTGTCAAGCAACAGATCGACAAGAGCACTGGAAAGGTATTAAATACCACTATTCCCAATCCGCGAGACCTTCTTAGAAAGGTTGCTCTCCATCGCTTAGCTCACCCGAGAAAGTTGAATGGAGAGGAGATTAAATTTGTCCGCAAAGCCCTAAAAATAAAGGCGAAGGACTTGGCGGAAATGATAGACATCTCAGTAGAACATATGTCCCGATGCGAATCTGGAGAGAGAATACTATCTCCCGGAATAGAAAAATGCCTTAGGCTCGCAATAATCCTCCACGTCTTTGACATAGAGGATGAAATCGGAAACAATGAAGATGAACCATCTCTAAAAAAAGAGCTTGAGGCTTATAGAGACGCCGTAAATAAGCTAAAAAATGTTTTTAGAGACATTGATATATCCTGCGTTCACTCTGCAGATAAGCCGCTATCTATGACTTTTTCTGTTCGCAAAAGTGATGAGACGCGTGATTCGCAAGAGCAAACGGAAGAACAATGGGATGAGGCACCTCGGGAATCGATGGCGGCCTAA
- a CDS encoding DUF4440 domain-containing protein: protein MAFSLLFAAALSAAAPATPPAAPAPMPTGDALTAAIAENDARLFWAAFEGCTPPALTGLLTPDYRMIHDRGGLSAKDRADMIAGFERQCARRRPGGEDEGYKNRRQFVPGSRIVRPMGDWGALEEGAHLFFEWTPRAPRWTLVGGARYMNVWQWMPAEGRFRLSESLSYDHAPAAPYPPPDAATP, encoded by the coding sequence ATGGCCTTTTCACTCCTCTTCGCCGCCGCGCTTTCGGCCGCGGCGCCCGCAACGCCGCCCGCCGCCCCCGCGCCGATGCCCACCGGCGACGCGCTGACCGCCGCGATCGCCGAAAACGATGCGCGCCTTTTCTGGGCGGCGTTCGAGGGCTGCACGCCGCCGGCGCTGACCGGTCTGCTCACCCCCGATTATCGCATGATCCACGATCGCGGCGGCCTGTCGGCGAAGGACCGCGCCGACATGATCGCGGGGTTCGAACGCCAATGCGCGCGGCGCCGGCCCGGCGGCGAGGACGAAGGCTATAAGAACCGCCGCCAGTTCGTCCCCGGATCGCGCATCGTCCGGCCGATGGGCGACTGGGGCGCGCTCGAAGAAGGCGCGCATCTCTTCTTCGAATGGACACCGCGCGCGCCGCGCTGGACGCTCGTCGGCGGCGCCAGATATATGAATGTCTGGCAATGGATGCCCGCCGAGGGGCGCTTTCGCCTGTCCGAAAGCCTGAGCTACGACCACGCTCCCGCCGCGCCCTATCCGCCGCCGGACGCGGCCACGCCCTGA